From one Streptomyces sp. R41 genomic stretch:
- a CDS encoding Dyp-type peroxidase produces MSAPTDVTLELDDIQRGVLSPRPTPYAATYLVFRIDDRAHGRELMRRASLAATSAADLSSPLGDTWVSVAVTCWGLEALGVPRASLDTFAWEFRQGMAARARALGDVAASSPKNWEAPLGTHDVHVVITAIAPDSPRLEAAIDRARPAYDRLPGVTAIWRQDCYALPTEKEHFGYRDGVSHPAIEGSGIPGSNPLEVPLKSGEFVLGHSDEIGGVQTPEPTGLGRNGSYAVFRKLHQDVAAFRRYLRDNSTGTQDEELIAAKIMGRWRSGAPLALAPEHDDPALGADPHRRNSFLYARDDPMGFTTPGGCHIRRGNPRDASVAGEARLHRMIRRGAVYGPPLPEGVLEDDGVDRGLMFAFIGARLGRQFEFVQSEWMNDGVFFGAGHTKDPIVGSPDEEAGFTIPRRPVRRRLAPLPRFVVTRGGEYCFLPSLSALRWLGDMHD; encoded by the coding sequence GTGAGCGCACCCACGGACGTCACACTGGAACTCGACGACATTCAGCGCGGGGTCCTCAGCCCGCGGCCGACCCCCTACGCGGCGACGTACCTGGTCTTCCGCATCGACGACCGGGCCCACGGCCGTGAGTTGATGCGGCGGGCGAGCCTGGCGGCGACCTCCGCCGCCGACTTGTCCAGCCCCCTCGGGGACACCTGGGTCAGCGTCGCCGTCACGTGCTGGGGCCTGGAAGCACTGGGGGTGCCGCGCGCATCGCTGGACACCTTCGCGTGGGAGTTCCGGCAGGGAATGGCCGCCCGCGCCAGAGCGCTGGGCGATGTGGCTGCGAGCAGCCCGAAGAACTGGGAAGCACCGCTCGGCACACACGACGTCCATGTGGTGATCACGGCGATCGCACCCGACTCCCCGCGCCTGGAAGCGGCCATAGACCGCGCCCGGCCCGCCTACGACCGCCTGCCCGGTGTGACGGCGATCTGGCGGCAGGACTGCTATGCACTGCCCACCGAGAAGGAGCACTTCGGCTATCGCGACGGTGTCAGCCATCCGGCCATCGAGGGCAGCGGCATCCCGGGGTCCAATCCGTTGGAAGTGCCCTTGAAGAGTGGGGAGTTCGTCCTCGGTCATTCTGATGAGATCGGTGGCGTCCAGACGCCGGAGCCGACCGGGCTGGGGCGCAACGGCAGTTACGCGGTCTTCCGCAAACTCCATCAGGACGTCGCCGCGTTCAGGCGCTACCTGAGGGACAATTCCACCGGGACCCAGGACGAGGAACTGATCGCGGCGAAGATCATGGGCCGCTGGCGCAGTGGTGCTCCACTGGCGCTCGCCCCGGAGCACGACGACCCGGCGCTCGGTGCCGACCCGCACCGCCGTAACTCCTTCCTGTACGCGCGGGACGATCCCATGGGATTCACCACTCCCGGCGGCTGCCACATCCGCCGGGGCAACCCCCGCGACGCCTCGGTGGCCGGAGAGGCGCGGCTGCACCGCATGATCCGGCGCGGCGCCGTCTACGGTCCGCCATTGCCCGAGGGGGTGTTGGAGGACGACGGAGTGGATCGCGGTCTGATGTTCGCGTTCATCGGGGCGCGGCTGGGGCGGCAGTTCGAGTTCGTCCAGTCGGAGTGGATGAACGACGGGGTCTTCTTCGGGGCAGGCCATACGAAGGACCCCATCGTCGGATCCCCGGACGAAGAGGCCGGCTTCACCATTCCACGGCGGCCAGTGAGACGACGCCTTGCCCCACTGCCCCGGTTCGTCGTCACCCGAGGGGGCGAGTACTGCTTCCTGCCGAGCCTGAGCGCCCTCCGCTGGCTCGGGGACATGCACGACTGA
- a CDS encoding alpha/beta hydrolase, translating into MHFTSEQRLDDGVLEREFTLGDIPGILWTPEVASASAPVPLILLGHPTLGLRKMYPRLVARARHSAAEGFATATIELPGSGDRPSWPALDQARADLRRAMQADEPVSDEIVDALILPLVDKAVPEWRAALDAFLSLPEIGGPVGYSGGVISIGIRLAVVEPRIMAAGLFAGSLVPRVMFEEARQVTIPLHVLLQWDDEGNDRQAALDLFDAFGSKEKSLHANMGGHTGVPQFAGDAAAQFFTRHLK; encoded by the coding sequence ATGCATTTCACTTCCGAGCAACGCCTTGACGACGGCGTCCTCGAACGCGAATTCACCCTCGGTGACATCCCCGGCATCCTGTGGACGCCCGAAGTCGCATCCGCTTCCGCACCAGTGCCACTGATCCTGCTCGGCCACCCCACGCTCGGGCTGCGCAAGATGTACCCCCGACTGGTGGCCCGGGCCCGGCACTCCGCGGCGGAGGGCTTCGCCACGGCCACCATCGAGCTCCCCGGAAGCGGCGACCGGCCCAGTTGGCCCGCCCTCGACCAGGCCCGCGCCGACCTGCGCCGGGCGATGCAGGCCGACGAGCCGGTCAGCGACGAGATTGTCGACGCCCTCATCCTCCCGCTGGTCGACAAGGCGGTCCCGGAATGGCGGGCCGCGCTGGACGCCTTCCTGTCGCTGCCCGAGATCGGCGGTCCGGTCGGGTACTCGGGGGGAGTGATCTCTATCGGGATCCGGCTCGCGGTGGTCGAGCCGCGCATCATGGCCGCCGGTCTCTTCGCCGGGAGTCTTGTGCCTCGCGTCATGTTCGAGGAAGCCCGGCAGGTCACTATTCCGCTGCATGTCCTGCTGCAGTGGGACGACGAAGGAAACGACCGGCAGGCGGCCCTGGACCTGTTTGACGCCTTCGGTTCCAAGGAGAAGTCCCTGCACGCCAATATGGGCGGTCACACCGGCGTCCCGCAGTTCGCGGGGGACGCCGCGGCCCAGTTCTTCACACGGCACCTGAAGTGA
- a CDS encoding helicase associated domain-containing protein, protein MRPGPDRAEELLGEPVKFEDLGAWTTAQRTGWETLTPAQQWLLNNVLGLEPASETEQQPARRTQADRWATHLAAARQFHTREGHLRVPRIHVEEMADEGGEVTAVRLGGWLDNTRRRAHRLPTARRAELDALDMRW, encoded by the coding sequence ATGCGACCAGGTCCCGATCGTGCCGAAGAGCTGCTGGGTGAGCCGGTCAAGTTCGAAGACCTCGGCGCCTGGACCACCGCGCAACGGACCGGATGGGAAACCCTAACGCCGGCGCAGCAGTGGCTCCTGAACAACGTCCTCGGACTCGAACCCGCCAGTGAGACAGAACAGCAGCCCGCACGGCGGACACAGGCCGACCGATGGGCCACCCACCTCGCCGCAGCCCGCCAATTCCACACCCGCGAAGGCCACCTGCGAGTCCCACGCATACACGTCGAAGAAATGGCAGACGAAGGCGGAGAAGTCACGGCGGTCCGGCTCGGGGGATGGCTGGACAACACCCGACGCCGGGCACACCGGCTCCCCACCGCCCGCCGCGCGGAACTCGACGCCCTCGACATGCGCTGGTGA
- a CDS encoding DUF2267 domain-containing protein, whose protein sequence is MTMRWEAFLDQVKERGEYESTEEAERAARTVLALLGAHLVGEVRAELAARLPENLALVLLNPLQAHEPLSPERFVRATAAWIEGATEQTATWDVSAVLSVAADAAGEELTGRILLQLPAGYDLLFGHPQPV, encoded by the coding sequence ATGACCATGCGATGGGAGGCGTTCCTGGACCAGGTCAAGGAACGCGGCGAGTACGAGAGCACCGAGGAAGCCGAGCGGGCGGCCCGCACGGTGCTGGCGCTCCTGGGCGCGCATCTGGTGGGCGAGGTACGGGCGGAACTGGCCGCCCGGCTGCCGGAGAACCTGGCACTCGTCCTGCTCAATCCGCTCCAGGCGCACGAGCCGCTCTCCCCCGAGCGGTTCGTGAGGGCCACCGCGGCATGGATCGAGGGAGCCACCGAACAGACCGCTACTTGGGACGTGAGCGCCGTGCTCAGCGTGGCCGCCGACGCGGCGGGTGAGGAGCTCACCGGCCGCATCCTGCTCCAGCTCCCGGCGGGCTACGACCTGCTGTTCGGCCACCCCCAGCCCGTCTGA
- a CDS encoding type III effector protein gives MTRDDQPAPRARGLTPASFLAAAAALNTIHEALHTAQTMPDGALPGPDQNSSEQALAALLLLREAREQLAEWEPGLIEEARAAGASWADLAHPLGVSSRQAAERRYLRVRPGHAGSTGEQRVQATRDRRAAARTVTAWARANAATLRQLAGQITALTDLPAAARIPLAALTAALADNDPAALVTPLTDTHPYLASGHPDLAARVDDLTRHTDRLRRHSGIQRRNRA, from the coding sequence ATGACCAGGGACGATCAGCCCGCCCCCCGCGCCCGCGGTCTCACGCCTGCGTCTTTCCTCGCCGCCGCGGCGGCGCTGAACACAATCCACGAGGCCCTGCACACCGCCCAGACCATGCCGGACGGCGCCCTCCCCGGGCCGGACCAGAACAGCTCCGAGCAGGCGCTCGCCGCGCTGCTGCTGCTGCGCGAAGCGCGCGAGCAACTCGCCGAGTGGGAGCCGGGCCTGATCGAAGAGGCCCGAGCAGCGGGCGCCAGCTGGGCCGACCTCGCCCACCCCCTCGGCGTCTCCAGCCGCCAGGCCGCCGAACGCCGCTACCTGCGCGTCCGCCCCGGCCATGCGGGATCCACGGGTGAGCAGCGGGTACAGGCCACCCGCGACCGCCGCGCCGCCGCCCGTACCGTCACCGCCTGGGCCCGCGCCAACGCCGCCACCCTGCGCCAGCTCGCCGGCCAGATCACCGCACTCACCGACCTGCCCGCCGCCGCCCGCATCCCCCTTGCCGCACTCACCGCCGCCCTCGCCGACAACGACCCGGCCGCCCTCGTCACCCCACTGACGGACACGCACCCGTACCTGGCATCCGGCCACCCCGACCTCGCCGCACGCGTCGACGACCTCACCCGTCATACCGACCGACTCCGCCGACACAGCGGAATCCAGCGCCGAAACCGAGCCTGA
- a CDS encoding Hsp20/alpha crystallin family protein — protein MLMRTDPFRELDRLTQQLFGTTGTWSHPSPMPMDAYREGEEYVIVLDLPGVDTDAIDIDVERNMLTVKAERRPVTKADDTQMELSERPLGVFSRQLVLADTLDTEHIKADYDAGVLTLHIPITERAKPRKIAIGGGSAHKEISG, from the coding sequence ATGTTGATGCGCACCGACCCTTTCCGTGAGCTCGACCGGCTCACCCAGCAGCTCTTCGGCACGACCGGGACCTGGTCGCATCCGTCGCCGATGCCGATGGACGCCTACCGTGAGGGCGAGGAGTACGTGATCGTCCTCGACCTGCCCGGCGTGGACACGGACGCGATCGACATCGACGTCGAGCGGAACATGCTGACCGTCAAGGCCGAGCGGCGGCCCGTCACCAAGGCGGACGACACGCAGATGGAGCTCTCCGAGCGGCCCCTGGGCGTCTTCTCCCGCCAGCTTGTGCTGGCCGACACCCTGGACACCGAGCACATCAAGGCGGACTACGACGCGGGTGTGCTGACCCTGCATATCCCGATCACCGAGCGCGCCAAGCCCCGCAAGATCGCCATCGGTGGCGGCTCCGCGCACAAGGAGATCAGCGGCTGA